A part of Spiribacter vilamensis genomic DNA contains:
- a CDS encoding cryptochrome/photolyase family protein — MNTPRRLIVVLGDQLDRNGPLLDNIDPQRDAVWMAESVSEPTGGAVHQQRLVLYFAAMRHLRDELRERGVTVHYHAADDADSPAAIDGPAGRLAADLQRLQPETVALMEAGDWSIEQALCDVVAAAEATLEWHRDSHFLASREAFQKWAEGRKSLTMEYFYRSMRKRHDVLMDGDKPSGGAWNFDKDNRAAFGPAGPGELPAHPAFEPDAITRGVIDMVHQRYGDHPGDAADFNQPVTPDQAQIALDDFIRYRLPEFGTWQDAIWVGEPLLYHARLSTSLNLHLLDPRACLERAEAAFTAGDAPLNAVEGFVRQILGWREFIRGVYWLRMPEYADLNALDHQADLPSFFWDGQTDMACVADAMSALLRHGYAHHIQRLMVLGLFAQLYGAHPYAFHEWHMALYLDSADWVSLPNALGMSQFGDGGVVGTKPYCASGAYIDRMSNACGQCRYNPKEAVGEKACPFTTFYWDFLDRHEDQLAGNRRLQFQYRNLQRKTDDQRAAIRRQAETLRARMGTT, encoded by the coding sequence ATGAATACACCTCGGCGACTGATCGTCGTGCTGGGCGATCAGCTCGATCGCAATGGTCCGCTACTCGACAATATCGATCCGCAGCGGGATGCAGTCTGGATGGCGGAGAGTGTCAGCGAGCCAACGGGCGGGGCGGTGCACCAGCAACGGCTGGTGCTCTATTTCGCCGCCATGCGGCACCTGCGCGATGAGCTGCGTGAACGCGGCGTGACCGTGCACTACCACGCCGCCGACGATGCCGACTCGCCTGCCGCGATCGACGGACCGGCGGGCCGACTGGCCGCGGATCTACAGCGGCTGCAGCCGGAGACAGTGGCGCTGATGGAGGCCGGTGACTGGTCGATCGAGCAGGCACTGTGCGATGTCGTGGCGGCGGCGGAAGCGACGCTCGAGTGGCATCGCGACAGCCATTTCCTCGCAAGCCGCGAGGCGTTCCAGAAGTGGGCGGAAGGGCGAAAAAGCCTGACGATGGAATATTTCTACCGCAGCATGCGCAAGCGCCACGACGTCCTGATGGACGGCGACAAGCCGAGCGGCGGCGCCTGGAATTTCGACAAGGATAACCGCGCGGCCTTTGGCCCGGCGGGGCCTGGCGAGTTGCCGGCGCACCCGGCTTTCGAGCCGGATGCCATTACCCGCGGGGTGATCGATATGGTGCACCAGCGCTATGGCGATCACCCCGGCGATGCCGCCGATTTCAATCAGCCCGTGACGCCCGATCAGGCACAGATCGCACTCGATGACTTCATCCGTTATCGGCTACCGGAATTCGGGACCTGGCAGGATGCGATCTGGGTGGGTGAGCCGCTGCTCTATCACGCCCGGCTCTCGACCTCGCTCAATCTGCATCTGCTTGACCCGCGAGCCTGCCTGGAGCGCGCGGAGGCAGCATTCACGGCCGGCGATGCGCCGCTCAACGCGGTCGAGGGGTTTGTCCGCCAGATCCTTGGCTGGCGGGAGTTCATTCGCGGTGTGTACTGGCTTCGGATGCCGGAGTATGCCGATCTGAATGCCCTCGATCACCAGGCCGATCTGCCGTCTTTCTTCTGGGACGGGCAGACGGACATGGCCTGTGTCGCCGATGCGATGTCGGCGCTACTGCGCCATGGCTATGCACATCACATCCAGCGCCTGATGGTGCTCGGGCTGTTTGCCCAGCTCTACGGTGCGCATCCGTACGCATTCCACGAGTGGCATATGGCCCTTTATCTGGATTCGGCCGACTGGGTCAGTCTCCCCAATGCCCTGGGAATGAGCCAGTTCGGTGACGGGGGCGTGGTGGGAACCAAGCCTTATTGTGCGAGCGGTGCCTATATCGACCGGATGAGCAACGCCTGTGGCCAGTGCCGGTACAACCCGAAAGAGGCGGTGGGCGAGAAGGCCTGTCCGTTCACGACCTTCTACTGGGATTTCCTGGATCGTCACGAAGACCAGCTGGCCGGCAATCGCCGACTCCAGTTCCAGTATCGCAACCTGCAGCGCAAGACCGACGACCAGCGCGCCGCGATCCGCCGGCAGGCCGAGACACTGCGGGCTCGCATGGGCACGACCTGA
- a CDS encoding MFS transporter, giving the protein MPRQVDYPPTHMHRTLSPLIALFVSFGLLLTGGGLLTTLVGVRMSEEAFNTGVIGIVTAGYSVGFVLATLVCAGIISQVGHIRSFAAFAAMAAISTLVYPLLIDPWLWGAMRVAYGFSLAGLYMVTESWLNDRTPSDRRGQVLGVYSIVSYVGLGGGQFLLMIGKPGGFELFSLAAMLIAAAVVPVTITRIASPALPVVERVGLRDLFDASPLGVVGSALAGTVGGAFLGLAPVYARSAGFTDSRIAWLMGLSILGGFLLQWPIGHLSDRFNRRDVLMGVSFLMTGTSLGIVYVTGHSELLVIGMAILWGGLAFTLYPISLSLANDFIKPQQMLGASASLLLVHGAGMILGPLIASQLMSFTGPAGLFWTLAGAGLLLGSFAWLRQRIGPPIPVGEPATYRIVPQEAVYAGGLDPYYEEVQLEFDFEAGIADAPEPEAEP; this is encoded by the coding sequence ATGCCGCGGCAGGTCGACTATCCTCCGACCCATATGCACCGCACGCTTTCACCGCTAATTGCACTGTTCGTGTCGTTCGGACTGCTGCTGACTGGCGGCGGCCTGCTTACGACGCTGGTCGGTGTGCGTATGTCCGAGGAGGCCTTCAATACCGGTGTCATCGGTATTGTCACGGCCGGATACTCGGTGGGATTCGTGCTGGCAACGCTGGTCTGCGCCGGCATCATCTCGCAGGTGGGCCACATCCGCAGTTTCGCGGCATTCGCGGCCATGGCGGCAATCAGTACCCTGGTCTACCCCCTGCTCATCGATCCGTGGCTCTGGGGCGCGATGCGGGTTGCCTACGGGTTCAGCCTCGCGGGCCTCTACATGGTCACCGAGAGCTGGCTCAACGACCGTACGCCGAGTGACCGGCGGGGCCAGGTGCTCGGCGTCTACAGCATCGTCAGTTATGTCGGTCTCGGCGGTGGGCAGTTCCTGCTCATGATCGGCAAACCGGGCGGGTTCGAGCTCTTCAGCCTTGCCGCGATGCTGATTGCCGCAGCGGTGGTGCCGGTGACGATCACCCGGATCGCATCGCCGGCGTTACCCGTGGTCGAACGCGTCGGCCTGCGTGATCTTTTCGATGCCTCGCCACTCGGCGTAGTCGGTTCCGCGCTTGCCGGGACGGTCGGTGGCGCGTTCCTCGGTCTCGCGCCGGTCTATGCCCGTAGTGCCGGCTTCACTGACAGCCGCATCGCGTGGCTGATGGGGCTGAGCATCCTTGGCGGTTTCCTTTTGCAGTGGCCGATCGGCCATCTCTCGGATCGTTTCAATCGCCGCGATGTGCTGATGGGGGTAAGCTTCCTCATGACGGGGACCAGCCTGGGTATCGTCTACGTCACCGGGCATAGCGAACTACTGGTTATCGGCATGGCGATTCTCTGGGGCGGGCTCGCCTTTACGCTCTATCCGATCTCGCTGTCGCTGGCGAATGACTTCATCAAGCCGCAACAGATGCTCGGCGCCAGTGCCAGCCTGTTGCTGGTCCATGGTGCGGGGATGATCCTCGGGCCGCTGATCGCCTCGCAGCTGATGTCGTTCACGGGGCCGGCGGGGCTGTTCTGGACCCTGGCGGGGGCCGGGCTGTTGCTGGGTAGTTTCGCCTGGCTGCGGCAGCGCATTGGTCCGCCAATCCCCGTGGGGGAGCCGGCTACCTACCGGATCGTGCCCCAGGAAGCGGTTTACGCCGGCGGCCTTGACCCCTACTACGAGGAGGTCCAGCTGGAATTCGATTTCGAGGCGGGTATCGCCGATGCGCCTGAACCGGAGGCCGAGCCATGA
- a CDS encoding ectoine synthase, producing the protein MKIVDLEDIKGSEREIQGPGWTSRRLLLKKDGMGFSFHETIIPAGAEMTLWYKNHLEAVYCVEGNGSIEDLATGERHEIRDGVLYALDQHDRHVLRGGTEDMRLICAFNPPVTGRETHDADGSYELVED; encoded by the coding sequence ATGAAAATCGTTGATCTGGAAGACATCAAGGGCTCCGAGCGCGAAATCCAGGGCCCCGGCTGGACCAGCCGTCGTCTGCTGCTGAAAAAGGATGGCATGGGCTTCTCCTTCCACGAGACCATCATCCCTGCCGGCGCCGAAATGACGCTCTGGTACAAGAATCATCTCGAGGCGGTCTACTGCGTCGAGGGCAATGGCAGCATCGAAGACCTGGCGACTGGCGAACGCCATGAGATTCGGGATGGCGTGCTCTATGCCCTCGACCAGCACGATCGCCATGTCCTGCGCGGCGGGACCGAAGACATGCGCCTCATCTGCGCCTTCAACCCGCCGGTTACGGGTCGTGAGACCCACGACGCCGATGGCTCCTACGAGCTCGTCGAGGACTGA
- a CDS encoding ATP-dependent DNA helicase: MTAYPAVDRALAADGPLADVLDDYAPRDEQLRMAHAVAAAIEADESLVVEAGTGTGKTLAYLIPALLSGQRVVISTGTRTLQDQLYHRDLPLARDALGRPVRTALLKGRGNYLCLYRMERTLEEGRLETTAMADGLQQLRAWAGRTRSGDLAEAPAGSAEGRLQPRVTSTADNCLGQNCPLYADCFLMEARREAQEADVVVVNHHLLMADWALREGGYGEVLPSADVYILDEAHQLPETAARFFGVTISSRQLQDLVRDTRLEQQREAGDSADLAERAGAVERQSSVLRLTLGDGTRTAWAEAPEAAVEAATDLAAALESLTEALAPQAARGRGLENCHKRSDELHSSLRGFLANESDTREVAWVETRGQGFALRLTPLDVAEHFRRSRSRHGQSWVLTSATLSVNGSFEHFQRRLGVESAQTLQLDSPFDYAANTLLYLPASLPEPRDPRFNEAYLQAVEPVLEASEGRAFMLFTSHRALQQAAEWLRGRGWSGLMVQGDAAPKQLLERFRQTTGAILLGTQSFWEGVDVRGPALSCVMIDRLPFASPGDPVLQARAAWLRDQGRNPFGEYQLPEAIIGLRQGVGRLIRDAADRGVLVLGDSRLVSKPYGRLFRRSLPPMPLVRDLDAVTAFFSDQSSTSS; encoded by the coding sequence ATGACCGCATATCCAGCGGTCGACCGCGCACTGGCAGCTGATGGCCCCCTTGCCGACGTCCTCGATGACTATGCGCCGCGCGACGAGCAGCTGCGCATGGCGCACGCGGTCGCCGCCGCCATCGAGGCCGACGAGTCCCTGGTGGTGGAGGCGGGGACCGGGACCGGCAAGACGCTCGCCTACCTCATCCCGGCGCTTCTGTCGGGGCAGCGGGTGGTTATCTCCACCGGGACGCGAACGCTGCAGGATCAGCTCTATCATCGCGATCTGCCACTCGCCCGCGACGCACTGGGGCGTCCGGTCCGTACCGCGCTGTTGAAGGGGCGGGGGAATTACCTCTGCCTCTACCGCATGGAGCGGACTCTTGAAGAGGGTCGTCTGGAGACCACGGCGATGGCCGACGGCCTGCAGCAGCTTCGGGCCTGGGCGGGGCGGACGCGCAGCGGTGATCTGGCCGAGGCGCCGGCCGGCAGTGCCGAGGGACGGCTGCAGCCACGGGTGACGTCGACGGCGGATAATTGCCTGGGTCAGAACTGCCCGCTCTATGCCGACTGTTTTTTGATGGAGGCCCGCCGTGAGGCCCAGGAAGCGGATGTCGTGGTGGTCAATCACCATCTGCTGATGGCCGACTGGGCGCTCCGCGAGGGCGGCTATGGCGAGGTGCTGCCGAGCGCGGATGTCTACATCCTCGACGAGGCCCATCAATTGCCGGAGACCGCCGCGCGATTCTTTGGCGTCACGATTTCCAGCCGTCAGCTACAGGATCTGGTGCGCGACACCCGGCTCGAGCAGCAGCGCGAGGCCGGTGATTCGGCCGACCTGGCGGAGCGTGCCGGAGCGGTGGAGCGTCAGAGCTCGGTGTTGCGACTCACCCTTGGTGATGGCACTCGGACCGCATGGGCGGAAGCGCCCGAGGCGGCGGTCGAGGCGGCGACGGACCTTGCCGCCGCCCTCGAGTCGCTGACCGAGGCGCTCGCCCCCCAGGCCGCCCGTGGCCGGGGACTGGAGAATTGTCACAAGCGCAGTGACGAACTCCATTCCTCGCTGCGCGGCTTTCTCGCCAACGAATCCGACACCCGCGAGGTGGCCTGGGTGGAGACCCGCGGCCAGGGGTTCGCGCTGCGGCTGACACCGCTGGATGTCGCCGAGCATTTTCGCAGGAGCCGTTCACGCCACGGCCAGTCCTGGGTGCTCACTTCGGCCACGTTGAGCGTCAACGGGTCGTTCGAGCATTTCCAGCGCCGGCTCGGGGTGGAGTCGGCGCAGACATTGCAGCTCGACAGCCCCTTCGACTATGCCGCCAACACCCTCCTGTACCTCCCGGCGTCACTGCCGGAACCGCGGGACCCGCGCTTCAACGAGGCCTACCTGCAGGCGGTGGAGCCGGTACTGGAGGCGAGCGAGGGGCGGGCATTCATGCTGTTCACCAGTCACCGGGCCCTGCAGCAGGCGGCCGAGTGGCTGCGTGGCCGCGGCTGGTCGGGCCTGATGGTGCAGGGTGACGCCGCGCCCAAGCAGCTGCTGGAGCGCTTCCGGCAGACAACCGGGGCTATCCTGCTGGGCACCCAGTCCTTTTGGGAGGGCGTGGATGTTCGCGGGCCGGCGCTATCCTGCGTGATGATCGACCGATTGCCCTTCGCCTCGCCGGGAGATCCGGTTTTGCAGGCGCGGGCGGCGTGGCTGCGCGACCAGGGCCGTAACCCGTTTGGCGAATATCAGCTGCCGGAGGCCATTATCGGTCTTCGCCAGGGCGTTGGTCGCCTGATCCGCGATGCCGCGGACCGGGGCGTGCTGGTACTCGGTGACAGCCGTCTCGTCAGCAAGCCCTATGGCCGGCTTTTCCGCCGCAGCCTGCCGCCGATGCCTCTGGTCCGCGACCTTGATGCCGTGACTGCGTTCTTCTCGGATCAGTCCTCGACGAGCTCGTAG
- a CDS encoding Fur family transcriptional regulator, whose amino-acid sequence MAVFPGDDHDHQHCIDEALAEAERLCAQRGRRLTALRRRVLELIWESHQPVKAYDLLARLRDGNASAAPPTVYRTLDFLMAERFVHRLASINAYVGCGHPEHSHNGQFLICRYCHRVAELDDDAIEASLDHRAGDLGFVQLEQTVEIEGICPHCRPLVGDTS is encoded by the coding sequence ATGGCGGTTTTCCCCGGCGACGATCATGATCACCAACACTGTATTGACGAGGCGCTGGCCGAGGCCGAGCGCCTCTGCGCGCAGCGGGGGCGACGGCTCACCGCGCTGCGGCGCCGGGTGCTGGAGCTGATCTGGGAGAGCCATCAGCCGGTCAAGGCCTATGATCTGCTGGCAAGGCTGCGCGACGGGAACGCGTCGGCGGCGCCGCCGACCGTCTACCGGACGCTGGATTTTCTCATGGCGGAGCGATTCGTCCACCGGCTGGCATCCATTAATGCCTATGTCGGTTGCGGCCATCCCGAGCACAGTCACAACGGCCAGTTCCTGATCTGCCGCTACTGTCACCGGGTGGCCGAGCTTGATGATGACGCCATTGAGGCGTCTCTCGACCATCGGGCCGGCGACCTCGGCTTCGTGCAGCTTGAACAGACCGTGGAAATCGAGGGCATCTGCCCTCACTGTCGCCCGCTGGTGGGTGATACGTCCTGA
- a CDS encoding M23 family metallopeptidase, translated as MNIAIVLLLLCLSAGAAALEMDGPLRQGGLLQGRVAPDAEVRAMGHEVPVDAEGRFVIGLGRDAPETATVTVIHADGARQQRTLRVARRDYDIQRIDGLDRNQVSPDSKTLERIRRDAAAVRSARSERLPARHFDAGWIWPLTGPVSGVFGSQRILNGEPRQPHYGIDIARPTGTPVRAPSDGVVTLAAEDLFFSGGTLILDHGQGLSSSFLHLSAMRVEPGDPVRQGQIVAEVGATGRVTGPHLDWRMNWFDQRIDPSMLVPPMQEARSE; from the coding sequence ATGAACATTGCGATCGTTCTACTGCTGCTGTGCCTCTCGGCGGGGGCAGCGGCGCTGGAGATGGACGGGCCGCTTCGACAGGGCGGGCTGTTGCAGGGACGGGTGGCCCCCGATGCGGAGGTTCGCGCGATGGGCCATGAGGTGCCCGTGGATGCCGAGGGCCGATTCGTGATCGGGCTCGGCCGGGATGCGCCCGAGACCGCGACCGTAACGGTCATTCACGCTGACGGGGCGCGTCAGCAACGGACCCTGCGGGTGGCCCGGCGCGATTACGACATCCAGCGTATCGATGGCCTCGATCGCAACCAGGTCAGCCCCGATTCAAAAACCCTGGAGCGGATCCGTCGCGATGCGGCCGCAGTGCGGTCGGCGCGGTCCGAGCGGCTGCCGGCGCGCCACTTCGATGCGGGCTGGATCTGGCCGCTGACCGGTCCCGTTTCCGGGGTCTTTGGCAGTCAGCGCATTCTCAACGGCGAGCCGCGTCAGCCCCACTACGGCATTGATATCGCTCGACCGACCGGGACACCGGTCCGCGCACCCTCGGACGGAGTCGTGACCCTCGCCGCCGAGGATCTGTTTTTCTCCGGCGGAACGCTGATTCTCGATCATGGCCAGGGGCTGTCGTCGAGCTTCCTGCATCTGTCCGCGATGCGGGTAGAACCGGGCGACCCGGTCCGCCAGGGTCAGATCGTTGCCGAAGTGGGGGCGACGGGTCGGGTAACCGGGCCACACCTCGACTGGCGAATGAACTGGTTTGATCAGCGTATCGATCCGTCGATGCTGGTTCCCCCCATGCAGGAGGCAAGAAGCGAATGA
- the ectA gene encoding diaminobutyrate acetyltransferase, with the protein MIDEEIPDKGIRLRSPTADEGGAMWTVARDTQTLDLNSSYLYMLLARDFADTCVIAEHHGRIVGFASGYRRPRHPEVVFLWQVGIRPGLQGQGLGKRLIAAFLRQPGADRASMLETTIAPDNEASRALFQSMARELDAECRIDPCFRAEDFPDSGHPAEELFTIGPYRPSALNRLAP; encoded by the coding sequence TTGATCGACGAAGAGATCCCTGACAAGGGTATCCGGCTGCGCTCACCCACGGCGGATGAGGGCGGTGCAATGTGGACGGTCGCACGGGATACACAAACGCTCGATCTCAACTCGAGCTATCTCTACATGCTGCTTGCGCGGGATTTTGCCGATACCTGCGTCATTGCCGAGCATCACGGCCGGATCGTTGGATTTGCCAGCGGCTATCGCCGACCGCGACACCCCGAAGTGGTGTTTCTCTGGCAGGTCGGCATCCGTCCCGGCCTGCAGGGACAGGGACTGGGCAAGCGCCTGATCGCCGCTTTCCTGCGCCAGCCCGGCGCCGATCGTGCCAGCATGCTCGAGACGACCATCGCCCCCGATAACGAGGCCTCACGGGCGCTATTCCAGTCGATGGCGCGGGAGCTGGATGCGGAATGCCGGATCGATCCCTGCTTTCGGGCGGAGGACTTCCCGGATTCCGGCCACCCGGCGGAGGAGTTGTTCACGATCGGCCCCTATCGCCCGTCGGCCCTCAATCGACTCGCCCCCTGA
- the pdeM gene encoding ligase-associated DNA damage response endonuclease PdeM, with protein sequence MTAQSINLAGQTLDLLPQRAVFWRQTGALLLADLHLGKAATFRRAGLAIPEGDNQSTLQRVDALISAWQPQSLILLGDIMHTSLATDPALHRQLLDWRASHPDLAITAIIGNHDRDIRRLEPVIDCQVEGLERAGLTLRHHPPETPTEAPWIAGHWHPVVRLAAGGDSLRLPAFIHEPDGGLVLPAFGGLTGGALVERRPGRRRYVTSEAAVFGIDTRETAD encoded by the coding sequence GTGACGGCGCAGTCAATCAACCTCGCCGGCCAGACACTGGATCTGCTCCCGCAACGCGCCGTGTTCTGGCGACAGACCGGCGCGCTGCTGCTGGCCGATCTGCATCTCGGCAAGGCCGCGACCTTTCGACGCGCCGGGCTTGCCATTCCCGAAGGCGACAACCAGTCGACACTGCAACGCGTGGATGCGCTGATCAGCGCCTGGCAACCGCAGTCGCTGATCCTGCTCGGCGACATCATGCACACCTCACTGGCAACCGACCCGGCACTGCACCGGCAGCTGCTGGACTGGCGGGCAAGCCATCCCGACCTCGCTATCACCGCCATCATCGGCAATCACGATCGCGATATCCGCCGACTCGAGCCGGTCATCGATTGCCAGGTCGAGGGCCTCGAGCGAGCCGGACTGACACTTCGACACCACCCCCCGGAGACCCCGACGGAAGCGCCCTGGATCGCTGGCCACTGGCATCCGGTGGTACGCCTGGCCGCCGGCGGGGACAGCCTGAGACTCCCGGCATTCATCCATGAACCGGACGGTGGCCTGGTGCTGCCGGCGTTTGGCGGCCTTACCGGTGGGGCGCTGGTCGAGCGTCGACCGGGGCGACGGCGCTACGTCACCAGCGAGGCGGCGGTCTTCGGCATCGACACGCGTGAGACGGCGGACTGA
- the tsaB gene encoding tRNA (adenosine(37)-N6)-threonylcarbamoyltransferase complex dimerization subunit type 1 TsaB — protein MKPLPVILGIDATTGICSVALGVNGSVRTRTVHQRKGQTSTTLAFADELLAEAGLGRSAIDAIACTRGPGGFTGVRISTGIGQGLALGLDRPVVGLSTLRVVAETALQADAAAAGALVMLDARMGEIYGGMFRRGVAEGESTTAAVTGEWLGAPVSPTLPAGRWIGAGSGFAAYPPLADATGLIGVWPDCAPDMGAAMPLARRCLEEGDSLPGERLEPVYLRNRVAQPAQGFADKAERLGLSSVPGDEADGGFPRRRS, from the coding sequence ATGAAACCATTGCCCGTGATTCTCGGCATTGATGCGACCACCGGGATCTGCAGTGTCGCCCTGGGCGTCAACGGGTCAGTTCGTACCCGCACTGTGCATCAGCGCAAAGGCCAGACCTCGACGACCCTCGCGTTCGCGGATGAACTGCTGGCGGAGGCCGGGTTGGGTCGCTCCGCCATCGATGCCATCGCCTGTACCCGGGGACCCGGTGGTTTCACCGGCGTGCGCATCAGTACCGGCATCGGTCAGGGCCTGGCGTTGGGGCTGGATCGGCCGGTGGTGGGTTTGTCGACCCTTCGGGTCGTCGCGGAGACCGCCTTGCAGGCCGACGCGGCCGCAGCCGGTGCGCTGGTGATGCTGGACGCGCGGATGGGGGAGATCTACGGCGGGATGTTCCGTCGCGGCGTGGCGGAGGGGGAGTCAACCACCGCGGCGGTGACCGGGGAGTGGCTCGGGGCGCCGGTCAGTCCGACCCTGCCCGCCGGGCGGTGGATCGGTGCCGGCAGTGGCTTCGCCGCCTATCCGCCGCTGGCCGATGCGACCGGACTGATCGGCGTGTGGCCCGACTGCGCACCCGACATGGGGGCGGCCATGCCGCTTGCGCGGCGTTGTCTGGAAGAGGGAGACAGCCTCCCCGGCGAGCGGCTGGAACCGGTTTATCTGCGCAACCGCGTGGCCCAGCCGGCCCAGGGTTTCGCGGACAAGGCCGAGCGCTTAGGCTTGTCGTCCGTACCAGGAGATGAGGCGGATGGCGGTTTTCCCCGGCGACGATCATGA